A single region of the Triticum dicoccoides isolate Atlit2015 ecotype Zavitan chromosome 2B, WEW_v2.0, whole genome shotgun sequence genome encodes:
- the LOC119362405 gene encoding alpha-galactosidase 3-like, translating into MRVPLCRLPLLLLLVLALSPEGTRWPGASAATAAAARRIAPLPSAALRRLYDTSNYGRLQLNNGLALSPQMGWNSWNFFACNINDTLIRETADALVSTGLADLGYNYINIDDCWSYVKRGNKDQLLPDPKTFPSGIKSLADYVHGKGLKLGIYSDAGVFTCQVRPGSLHHENDDAALFASWGVDYLKYDNCYNLGIPPKERYPPMRDALNSTGRQIFYSLCEWGQDDPALWAGKVGNSWRTTDDIQDTWKSMTDIADKNNKWASYAGPGGWNDPDMLEVGNGGMTFAEYRAHFSIWALMKAPLLIGCDVRNMTSQTIEILSNKEVIQVNQDPLGVQGRRILGQGKGGCREVWAGPLSGNRLAVALWNRCSETVNITMSLPAVGLDGSSAYSVRDLWKHETLSANVVGTFGAQVAVHDCKMYIFTPTVGFSASW; encoded by the exons ATGAGGGTGCCGCtctgccgcctcccgctcctcctgcTCCTCGTCCTAGCCCTCTCGCCGGAGGGGACGCGGTGGCCGGGCGCCTCGGCGGCGACGGCCGCGGCGGCGCGGCGCATCGCGCCGCTGCCATCCGCCGCGCTGCGCCGCCTCTACGACACCTCCAACTACGGCAGGCTGCAGCTCAACAACGGCCTCGCCCTCTCCCCCCAGATGGG GTGGAACAGCTGGAATTTCTTCGCCTGCAACATCAACGACACGCTCATCCGCGAGACAG CTGATGCATTGGTTTCGACGGGGTTGGCTGATTTGGGATACAACTACATAAACATCG ACGACTGTTGGTCGTATGTGAAACGAGGAAATAAG GATCAATTGCTACCTGATCCAAAGACTTTCCCTTCTGGAATCAAATCACTTGCGGACTATGTGCACGGAAAAGGTCTAAAACTTGGTATCTACTCTGACGCTGG GGTATTTACTTGTCAAGTTCGACCAGGATCGCTCCATCACGAAAATGACGATGCTGCCCTTTTTGCTTCATGG GGTGTTGACTATCTAAAGTACGACAACTGTTACAATCTGGGAATACCGCCAAAGGAAAG GTATCCTCCAATGCGTGATGCTCTAAATTCAACTGGGCGCCAGATATTCTACTCTCTATGTGAATG GGGCCAGGATGATCCAGCTTTATGGGCTGGAAAAGTTGGAAACAGTTGGCGTACAACAGATGACATACAGGATACATGGAAAAG CATGACTGACATTGCTGATAAGAACAACAAGTGGGCATCATATGCTGGACCCGGTGGATGGAATG ACCCGGACATGCTGGAAGTTGGAAATGGTGGCATGACCTTTGCAGAGTACCGTGCACATTTCAGCATCTGGGCACTCATGAAG GCACCTCTCTTAATTGGTTGTGATGTCAGAAATATGACTTCACAGACAATTGAAATATTGAGCAACAAAGAAGTAATTCAAGTAAACCAAG ATCCTCTTGGAGTTCAAGGAAGAAGAATTTTGGGTCAGGGAAAGGGTGGATGCCGTGAG GTGTGGGCTGGCCCCCTCTCTGGCAACCGTTTGGCTGTTGCTTTATGGAATCGTTGTTCGGAGACGGTTAATATCACAATGTCATTGCCAGCTGTAGGCCTTGATGGTTCATCTGCCTATTCTGTTAGAGATCTGTGGAAG CATGAAACTCTATCGGCGAACGTGGTAGGAACTTTTGGAGCCCAAGTCGCCGTGCACGACTGCAAGATGTACATTTTTACTCCCACCGTCGGTTTTTCTGCAAGTTGGTGA